The genomic DNA CCGTACTTGGAGCGGCTCTTTCTCCTTCCCTCGACGCCACCGCAGTCAAGGGTACCTCTAACAATATGGTAACGAACCCCGGGAAGGTCCTTTACCCGGCCACCCCTTACGAGCACCACGGAGTGTTCCTGGAGATTGTGCCCCACTCCAGGTATATAGGAAGTGACCTCGAAGCCGTTGGTCAAGCGGACCCTGGCGACCTTCCTGAGGGCGGAATTAGGCTTCTTAGGTGTGACGGTATAAACCCTGG from Thermovirga sp. includes the following:
- a CDS encoding 30S ribosomal protein S12 gives rise to the protein MPTINQLIRKGRQEKRGRSKAPALQGNPARRGVCTRVYTVTPKKPNSALRKVARVRLTNGFEVTSYIPGVGHNLQEHSVVLVRGGRVKDLPGVRYHIVRGTLDCGGVEGRRKSRSKYGARRPK